One genomic region from Prevotella sp. Rep29 encodes:
- a CDS encoding SulP family inorganic anion transporter: MNKTISGHLQDVFRPKLASVIKNYDRKTFAADAMAGIIVGIVALPLAIAFAIASGVSPEKGIITAVVAGFVISAFGGSKVQIGGPTGAFIVIVAGIIEQYGIQGLTVATLMAGVFLILLGVLKLGTIIKYIPYPIIVGFTAGIAVTIFTTQIKDLLGMRIDNVPADFIEKWGAYFSHLGDIDPWSAGIGIASIVIIVLSQRVLKKIPGSLVAIILVTVVVLLLKEYAGVTTIETIGDRFDISSTLPSATVPALSWDTIKMLVGPAITIAVLGAIESLLSATVADGVIGDNHHSNTELIGQGMANIVSPLFGGIPATGAIARTMTNIKNGGRTPIAGIIHAGVLMLIFLFLMPLARYIPMACLAGVLVVVSYGMSGWRSFIAVMHNPKSDITVLLLTFFLTIIFDLTIAIEVGLLCACLLFMRRMAETTEVRAILDEIDLNEDADMERGNLEHLTIPEGVEVYEINGPYFFGAGNRFEDIMARYGKRPKVRIIRMRKVPFIDSTGLHNLENLCKMSQHDGITIVLSGVVPKVESVLKNNGFNQLLGEENICNHIDIALARAQLIIKN, encoded by the coding sequence ATGAACAAGACTATTTCTGGACATCTGCAGGATGTTTTCCGCCCGAAACTGGCATCTGTCATCAAGAATTACGACCGCAAGACGTTTGCCGCCGACGCGATGGCAGGCATCATCGTGGGCATCGTGGCATTGCCGCTGGCTATTGCTTTCGCCATCGCTTCCGGCGTATCGCCCGAGAAAGGCATCATCACCGCCGTGGTGGCAGGCTTCGTCATCTCCGCATTCGGCGGAAGCAAGGTGCAGATAGGCGGTCCGACAGGCGCCTTCATCGTCATTGTGGCAGGCATCATCGAGCAATATGGCATACAGGGACTGACGGTTGCCACGCTGATGGCAGGTGTCTTCCTCATCCTCTTGGGTGTGCTGAAACTGGGCACCATCATCAAGTATATCCCCTATCCTATCATCGTAGGCTTCACCGCCGGTATCGCAGTGACCATATTTACGACCCAAATCAAAGACCTGCTGGGCATGAGAATAGACAATGTGCCGGCTGACTTCATTGAGAAATGGGGTGCCTACTTCTCGCATCTGGGCGATATCGACCCGTGGAGCGCAGGAATAGGCATCGCAAGTATCGTGATTATCGTCTTGTCGCAGCGCGTACTGAAGAAGATTCCCGGTTCGCTCGTTGCCATCATCCTCGTCACCGTGGTGGTGCTCCTGCTGAAAGAATATGCCGGCGTGACAACCATCGAAACCATCGGCGACCGCTTCGACATCAGTTCCACCCTCCCCTCAGCAACGGTTCCGGCTCTCTCATGGGACACGATTAAGATGCTGGTAGGACCGGCTATTACGATTGCCGTGCTCGGAGCCATCGAGTCGCTGCTTTCGGCAACGGTGGCAGACGGTGTGATTGGTGACAACCACCACTCCAACACGGAATTGATAGGACAAGGCATGGCAAATATTGTCTCGCCGCTCTTCGGCGGAATACCTGCCACGGGAGCCATTGCTCGCACAATGACGAACATCAAGAACGGCGGACGGACCCCCATCGCCGGTATCATACACGCAGGAGTATTGATGCTGATATTCCTCTTTCTCATGCCGTTGGCACGCTACATCCCGATGGCATGCCTCGCCGGAGTGCTCGTTGTCGTGTCCTACGGCATGAGCGGATGGCGCTCTTTCATCGCCGTCATGCACAATCCGAAGAGCGACATCACCGTCCTGCTGCTCACATTCTTCCTCACCATCATCTTCGACCTCACCATCGCCATCGAAGTAGGACTGCTCTGCGCATGTCTGCTCTTCATGCGGCGAATGGCAGAAACCACTGAGGTGCGCGCCATTCTCGACGAGATAGACCTCAACGAGGATGCCGACATGGAGCGTGGAAATCTTGAACACCTCACCATCCCCGAAGGTGTGGAGGTCTATGAAATCAACGGTCCCTACTTCTTCGGTGCCGGCAACCGCTTCGAAGACATCATGGCACGCTACGGCAAGCGTCCGAAGGTGCGCATCATCCGCATGAGAAAGGTGCCGTTCATCGATTCCACGGGGCTCCACAACCTAGAGAACCTCTGTAAGATGAGCCAGCACGACGGCATCACCATCGTGCTCTCGGGTGTCGTTCCGAAAGTGGAGAGCGTATTGAAGAACAACGGCTTCAACCAACTTTTAGGCGAAGAGAACATCTGTAACCACATCGACATCGCACTGGCACGCGCGCAATTGATAATTAAGAATTAA
- a CDS encoding toxin has protein sequence MATKEEVQRFLNQMKEKIKVFGIIYRDDRGKNAQTLIDLEITPKYRDSVIINIEVEDYSEGPVIDTLNQCGEMWVFGKDVKGQEVYIKITLGKGSSALCISFHIAEHPMNYPFK, from the coding sequence ATGGCAACAAAAGAAGAAGTACAGCGTTTCCTGAATCAAATGAAGGAAAAGATCAAAGTCTTCGGAATTATATATAGAGATGATAGAGGTAAAAATGCCCAGACACTGATTGATCTGGAAATTACGCCTAAGTATCGGGACTCTGTTATAATCAATATAGAAGTCGAGGACTACTCTGAAGGACCTGTCATAGACACTCTCAACCAATGTGGAGAGATGTGGGTCTTTGGAAAAGACGTTAAAGGACAGGAAGTTTACATCAAGATTACATTGGGGAAGGGATCAAGTGCATTATGCATTTCTTTCCACATTGCAGAACACCCAATGAACTATCCATTTAAATAA
- a CDS encoding TraB/GumN family protein, translated as MKKTVLTLLLVLIAGMGVQAQLLYKISGNGLKAPSYVIGTYHLAPVSFTDSIPGLKAALNAAEQVYGEIDMEEMMKPDNLMKMQQAMMLPEGTTLNMLLTADEMTRFNAFLKQLLGVDMTNPMVEMQMGKLTPQALNTQLTVLMYMMKKPGFDAQNPFDGYFQKVAKEQGKPVGGLETFDLQMEVLFGSMTLERQKELLMCLVDNNDVMIAMMEKVIEGFFTQDLSKVQAAMDEKQHNSCDSTPEEDARLIYKRNADWMTKMPAIMAEKPTFFAVGAAHLTGEKGLIHLLKTAGYTVEGVQ; from the coding sequence ATGAAAAAGACAGTTTTAACCCTTTTGTTGGTGCTGATCGCTGGGATGGGCGTGCAGGCACAGTTGTTGTACAAAATTTCTGGTAACGGACTGAAGGCTCCGAGTTATGTCATCGGTACGTATCACCTCGCACCCGTGTCGTTCACTGACAGTATTCCTGGACTGAAAGCGGCGCTGAATGCTGCGGAGCAGGTGTATGGGGAAATCGACATGGAAGAGATGATGAAGCCTGATAACTTGATGAAGATGCAGCAGGCGATGATGCTTCCAGAGGGAACGACGCTGAATATGCTCCTCACAGCAGACGAAATGACTCGTTTCAATGCCTTCCTGAAGCAACTGTTGGGCGTGGACATGACGAACCCAATGGTGGAAATGCAGATGGGAAAACTCACACCGCAAGCACTCAACACGCAACTGACCGTATTGATGTATATGATGAAGAAACCTGGCTTCGATGCGCAGAATCCTTTTGACGGCTATTTCCAGAAGGTGGCAAAAGAGCAGGGGAAACCAGTTGGAGGCTTGGAGACATTCGATTTGCAGATGGAGGTACTGTTCGGTTCAATGACATTGGAACGCCAGAAAGAATTGCTGATGTGTCTTGTTGACAATAACGACGTGATGATAGCAATGATGGAGAAGGTGATTGAAGGCTTCTTTACGCAGGACTTGAGCAAGGTGCAGGCGGCGATGGACGAGAAACAGCATAACAGTTGTGACTCTACACCAGAGGAGGATGCACGCTTAATCTATAAGCGCAACGCCGACTGGATGACGAAGATGCCTGCCATCATGGCTGAGAAACCGACCTTCTTTGCTGTCGGTGCTGCTCATCTCACAGGCGAGAAAGGACTCATCCACCTGCTCAAAACAGCAGGATATACGGTGGAAGGAGTTCAGTAG
- a CDS encoding N-6 DNA methylase yields the protein MDYRPIIESKYNRENWQQLLHDIFGRKVEFWSTPSVVSTNSQFARQALWLGTITLSDDQTISIYEVELSDSVDIERNRRGIRDMLLTQWRNNGNAGAFMFCYRKNESVLRFSYVSESWTFADDGTYQKESTDTKRFTYLLGEGHRSRTAIQQFEKLRDSSLTLKDLTKAFSVDAVSDMFFDGYKKQYEDIIQYVTGKRMVKKGNKWEEEIKNDPCEEIMQEFAHFPNPEKAVRDYVKKLMGRLVFLQFLQKKGWLGVPAGAKWGTGDAEFIQNLFTQTTDKDHFIDNVLEVLFNDLNTERKDDNSQLSIFNYQLKVPYLNGGLFERDATDETEFPLPAKYMQSLLDFFASYNFTIDENDPDDAEVGVDPEMLGRIFENLLEDNKDKGAFYTPKEIVSYMCRESLIAYLQTDIEDDATKEAIRQFVTTHDVNALGTNDKFRQQVDDALKTVKICDPAIGSGAFPMGLLKELFLCRTALEGIEQNKAAEIKKYIIQQNIYGVDIERGAVDIARLRFWLSLIVDEETPQALPNLDFKIMQGNSLLEQYKGVDLSTITELKTEKHDMYQTTMFDDMIDVLRLDLRKMLEEYYDCTIHHKKQILRTKIIDNVKQQLREQSINVNFGDLDLSGNNQFMLWHTWYFDVFTQGGFDIVIGNPPYGANIDKDIEIYKKKYKALVKNYADIYKMFIGEGLNITNNKTGYLCYITPNTYLSQPRYKDIRSILVNYKIERVVNLGMGVFENAVVPVCISLIKNTTTDGIVNYVDASKSNNWIVNGVVEIVNTDEVKKQSDLNFLPSSSTGALVFNDVFDIRDAGIQYHRSNIGLKNKGGNDLYERLFNKNKMYFMNSHPVWYGKLINRYYCSPDTDEYFNLDYKTILKSNEQVSFSKEAFARKDKIIWRQTAPYPIATIDTNYIWFRNTIQCAWVREEYSNKISMLTFLAIINSSYIRFLYNRLVQESGRVFPQVKLTHLKKLPIVLPDEQLGKDLAVLADKIVNTKRDNPSADTSLWESGIDHLVYQLYDLSEEEINIIKES from the coding sequence ATGGACTACAGACCTATCATCGAATCAAAATACAATCGTGAGAACTGGCAGCAACTGCTGCATGACATCTTCGGACGCAAAGTAGAGTTCTGGAGCACACCTTCAGTCGTGTCAACCAATAGTCAGTTTGCCCGTCAAGCCCTTTGGCTGGGTACTATTACGTTGAGTGATGATCAGACCATCTCTATCTATGAGGTGGAACTATCCGATAGTGTTGATATTGAACGCAATCGTCGAGGCATCCGTGATATGTTGCTCACCCAATGGCGTAACAATGGAAATGCTGGAGCTTTTATGTTCTGCTATCGTAAGAATGAGAGCGTACTCCGCTTCTCTTATGTTAGTGAATCGTGGACGTTTGCCGATGATGGAACGTACCAAAAGGAGTCAACCGATACCAAGCGCTTCACGTATCTCTTAGGTGAGGGGCATCGCAGCCGTACGGCTATCCAGCAATTCGAGAAACTGCGTGATAGTAGTCTTACGTTGAAAGACCTAACGAAAGCGTTCTCTGTAGATGCTGTCAGCGATATGTTCTTCGATGGCTACAAGAAGCAGTACGAGGACATTATTCAGTATGTCACAGGCAAACGAATGGTTAAGAAAGGCAATAAATGGGAAGAAGAAATCAAGAACGACCCCTGCGAGGAAATCATGCAGGAGTTTGCCCACTTCCCTAACCCGGAGAAAGCTGTCCGTGACTATGTGAAGAAACTGATGGGCCGTTTGGTTTTCCTCCAGTTCCTACAGAAGAAAGGTTGGCTGGGTGTTCCTGCTGGTGCTAAATGGGGAACAGGTGATGCAGAGTTTATCCAGAACCTCTTTACCCAAACAACAGATAAAGATCACTTCATCGACAATGTTCTCGAAGTCTTATTCAACGACCTCAATACAGAGCGCAAGGATGATAATTCTCAATTGTCAATTTTCAATTATCAATTAAAAGTGCCTTATCTCAATGGAGGTTTGTTCGAGCGTGATGCCACAGACGAAACGGAGTTTCCTTTGCCAGCCAAATATATGCAGAGCCTGCTCGACTTCTTTGCCTCCTATAACTTCACCATCGACGAGAACGATCCTGACGATGCAGAGGTAGGTGTTGACCCAGAGATGTTAGGCCGTATTTTCGAGAACCTGCTGGAGGACAACAAAGACAAGGGTGCATTCTATACGCCCAAGGAAATCGTCAGCTATATGTGTCGTGAAAGTCTCATTGCCTATCTCCAGACAGATATTGAAGACGATGCCACAAAAGAAGCTATTCGCCAGTTTGTAACCACTCATGATGTCAACGCTCTTGGAACTAACGACAAGTTCCGCCAGCAAGTAGATGATGCTCTAAAAACTGTCAAGATATGCGACCCAGCTATTGGCTCTGGAGCATTTCCAATGGGATTGTTGAAGGAACTATTCTTATGTCGAACAGCCCTTGAAGGAATAGAGCAGAATAAAGCCGCAGAAATCAAGAAGTACATCATCCAGCAAAACATCTATGGTGTAGATATCGAGCGAGGTGCTGTTGACATCGCCCGCCTCCGCTTCTGGCTTTCTCTGATTGTTGACGAGGAAACACCACAGGCTCTGCCCAATCTTGACTTCAAAATTATGCAGGGAAACTCGCTGTTGGAGCAATATAAGGGTGTTGACCTTTCAACAATAACGGAATTGAAGACGGAAAAACATGATATGTACCAAACGACTATGTTCGATGACATGATAGATGTCTTACGTCTTGATTTGCGCAAAATGCTTGAAGAGTATTATGATTGTACAATCCATCACAAAAAACAAATCCTTCGCACAAAAATTATAGATAACGTAAAGCAACAATTACGCGAGCAAAGTATAAACGTTAATTTTGGAGACCTTGACCTATCTGGTAACAATCAATTCATGCTTTGGCATACTTGGTACTTTGATGTATTCACACAAGGAGGCTTTGATATAGTTATTGGAAATCCACCATATGGCGCCAATATAGACAAAGATATTGAGATATACAAGAAAAAATATAAAGCATTGGTAAAGAACTATGCAGATATCTACAAAATGTTTATTGGAGAAGGATTAAATATCACAAACAATAAAACTGGATATTTGTGTTACATAACCCCTAATACATATTTAAGTCAGCCACGTTATAAAGATATTCGTTCAATTCTTGTTAATTATAAGATTGAAAGAGTTGTTAATTTGGGGATGGGTGTTTTTGAGAATGCAGTAGTTCCTGTTTGTATATCATTAATTAAGAACACAACCACCGACGGTATTGTTAATTATGTAGATGCAAGTAAATCAAACAACTGGATTGTTAATGGTGTCGTTGAGATAGTAAATACTGATGAAGTAAAGAAGCAAAGCGATTTGAATTTCTTGCCTTCATCATCAACAGGTGCACTTGTGTTTAATGATGTTTTTGATATACGCGATGCAGGCATACAATATCACAGAAGCAATATTGGCCTCAAAAATAAAGGAGGCAATGATCTCTATGAGCGCCTTTTTAATAAAAACAAGATGTATTTTATGAATAGTCACCCTGTTTGGTATGGTAAATTAATAAACCGCTATTATTGTTCTCCAGATACAGATGAATACTTTAATCTCGACTATAAAACAATATTGAAATCAAACGAGCAAGTTAGTTTCAGCAAAGAGGCATTTGCGAGGAAGGATAAAATAATATGGAGACAAACTGCACCGTATCCTATTGCAACAATAGACACCAACTACATATGGTTTAGAAACACTATTCAATGTGCATGGGTTAGAGAAGAGTATTCAAATAAAATTAGCATGCTCACATTTCTAGCAATTATAAATTCCTCTTACATCAGGTTCCTTTACAATAGGCTTGTTCAAGAATCTGGTAGAGTATTCCCTCAAGTAAAATTAACTCATCTCAAAAAATTACCAATAGTACTTCCTGACGAACAGTTAGGAAAAGATTTGGCAGTATTAGCTGATAAAATAGTAAATACAAAACGTGACAATCCTTCAGCAGATACATCACTTTGGGAATCAGGAATCGACCATCTCGTTTATCAACTATATGACTTATCAGAGGAGGAAATCAATATTATAAAAGAATCATAG
- a CDS encoding type II toxin-antitoxin system antitoxin SocA domain-containing protein — MQSPFTGGHATLRHELSELTFRKEKFQYVHQFYECNETKERFTTTALDEVNVGQVYNQYRAKYGIPFPDEIKRIRQRYGLPASKMSQILGFGDNQYRLYENGDMPSEANGKILMSIQNPHIFESFVTNARNQFEEDEFAKILNKVKSVKTDANDAFIKDYIFNGSRRDIFNGYATQSINKLKNIILFYIEKYHGVFFTMMNKLLFYTDFYSYKMTSKGMSGLAYKAIQRGPVPVRWDRIYSFYDDIQQEIVHFDSGAEGTKLTSTLSPDLSEFSDEELKILESIYQRFKTENSTRLSDISHNEDAWQKYVDSGQMINFDMAFKLKAI, encoded by the coding sequence ATGCAAAGTCCATTTACTGGAGGTCATGCTACCCTCCGCCACGAGTTATCAGAACTGACGTTCCGTAAGGAGAAATTCCAGTACGTACACCAGTTTTATGAGTGCAATGAGACCAAAGAGCGCTTCACCACTACAGCATTGGACGAAGTCAATGTCGGACAGGTATATAATCAGTATCGGGCCAAATACGGTATTCCCTTCCCTGACGAGATTAAGCGTATTCGTCAGCGCTATGGTCTGCCCGCCTCTAAGATGTCACAGATTCTTGGATTTGGTGACAACCAGTATCGCTTATACGAAAATGGAGATATGCCCAGCGAGGCTAATGGCAAGATTCTGATGTCTATTCAGAATCCACACATCTTTGAGAGTTTTGTAACCAATGCCAGGAATCAGTTTGAGGAAGACGAATTTGCCAAGATACTCAATAAGGTAAAATCAGTCAAAACAGATGCCAATGATGCATTCATCAAGGATTATATCTTCAATGGAAGTCGAAGGGACATCTTCAATGGCTATGCCACCCAGTCTATCAACAAACTCAAAAACATCATCCTTTTCTACATAGAGAAGTATCATGGGGTATTCTTCACGATGATGAACAAATTGCTGTTCTACACAGATTTCTATAGTTATAAAATGACCAGCAAAGGAATGAGTGGTTTGGCTTACAAAGCCATTCAGCGAGGCCCTGTGCCTGTTCGATGGGACAGAATCTATAGTTTCTACGATGACATCCAACAAGAGATTGTGCATTTTGATTCTGGAGCAGAAGGTACAAAACTCACCTCCACACTTTCTCCTGACCTTTCAGAATTCTCAGACGAAGAACTCAAAATCCTAGAATCCATCTATCAGCGTTTCAAGACAGAGAACTCCACAAGGCTTTCGGACATCAGTCACAACGAAGATGCATGGCAAAAGTATGTTGACAGCGGACAGATGATTAACTTTGATATGGCATTTAAATTAAAAGCGATATAA